One part of the Esox lucius isolate fEsoLuc1 chromosome 10, fEsoLuc1.pri, whole genome shotgun sequence genome encodes these proteins:
- the zdhhc18b gene encoding palmitoyltransferase ZDHHC18b isoform X3 produces the protein MSVGYKNSEKPSSPPGNSSLSSSCWLNGWNVLCPFLVKHLTVFIPAIGGVLFVFVVISLLQTSFTDPGILPRATPDEAADIERQIDSSGSSSYRPPPRTKEVMINQQVVKLKYCFTCKMFRPPRTSHCSLCDNCVERFDHHCPWVGNCVGKRNYRFFYTFIVSLSFLTAFIFGCVATHLALRAQGGRGLMFALQESPASAVELVICFFSVWSILGLSGFHTYLVASNLTTNEDIKGSWSGKSGAEDTVNPYSYNTIITNCCSVLCGPMPPSLIDRRGFVPVEASSQTSATEMELPMLPVKKETNVVGGPALSQLPPHAFQCAQGTKDLLGSASRSPCPTTGKPQPVAAADPAVTFNPALISDPAAMPSLTCGGRHHSHTTSPPDEPRHHHHHHNRHHRTRSRRGRGSKRPALHISNPAYNASLSPPSSPGPRPSHTGARDPRRDSIVALH, from the exons ATGAGCGTCGGTTACAAAAACTCAGAGAAGCCCTCATCACCACCGGGAAATTCATCACTTTCATCTTCCTGCTGGCTCAATGGATGGAATGTGCT CTGTCCCTTCCTGGTAAAGCACCTGACTGTGTTCATTCCTGCCATTGGAGGAGTGCTGTTTGTGTTCGTGgtcatctctctccttcagaCCAGCTTCACTGACCCTGGCATCTTGCCCCGGGCCACGCCGGACGAGGCCGCCGATATTGAACGGCAGATTG ATAGCTCTGGCTCTTCTTCCTACCGACCCCCTCCCCGCACCAAGGAGGTGATGATCAACCAGCAGGTAGTGAAGCTGAAGTACTGCTTCACCTGCAAGATGTTCCGACCGCCGCGCACCTCCCACTGCTCCCTCTGTGACAACTGTGTGG AGAGATTTGACCACCATTGTCCCTGGGTGGGGAACTGTGTCGGGAAGAGGAACTATCGTTTCTTCTACACCTTCATcgtctctctgtccttccttACAGCCTTCATTTTTGGCTGCGTGGCCACACATCTTGCACTGC GGGCTCAAGGAGGGAGAGGCCTGATGTTTGCTCTTCAAGAGAGTCCGGCAAG TGCTGTGGAGCTGGTGATTTGCTTCTTTTCAGTTTGGTCCATTTTGGGCCTCTCAGGCTTCCATACCTACCTGGTTGCTTCTAACCTGACCACAAATGAAGAT ATCAAAGGCTCCTGGTCGGGGAAGAGTGGGGCTGAGGACACGGTGAACCCATACAGCTACAACACCATCATTACCAACTGCTGTTCTGTACTCTGTGGGCCCATGCCTCCCAG TTTGATTGACAGGCGGGGCTTTGTGCCGGTGGAAGCGTCGTCCCAGACTTCGGCCACGGAGATGGAGCTGCCCATGCTGCCTGTTAAGAAGGAGACGAATGTGGTAGGAGGGCCTGCGCTGTCCCAGCTGCCCCCCCATGCTTTTCAG TGCGCACAGGGAACGAAAGACCTGTTGGGTTCAGCCTCTCGCTCTCCGTGCCCCACGACGGGGAAACCCCAGCCTGTTGCTGCCGCCGACCCCGCGGTGACCTTTAACCCCGCTCTGATCTCCGACCCCGCCGCCATGCCCTCCCTGACCTGCGGTGGGCGTCACCACAGCCACACCACCAGCCCTCCAGACGAACcccgccaccaccaccaccaccacaaccggCATCACAGGACCCGGTCGAGGCGGGGCCGCGGCAGCAAGCGGCCCGCTCTCCACATTTCTAACCCGGCTTACAATGCCAGCCTCAGCCCCCCCTCCTCTCCGGGCCCGAGGCCTAGTCACACGGGAGCGCGGGACCCTAGACGGGACAGCATTGTTGCGTTGCACTGA
- the zdhhc18b gene encoding palmitoyltransferase ZDHHC18b isoform X2 — translation MNNCEYQQIDPQALSTPIPTPTLPQPTVVVEKEKREKARKKWEVFPGKNRFYCDGRIIVAGQSGVLPLTIGLILVTTGLFFVFDCPFLVKHLTVFIPAIGGVLFVFVVISLLQTSFTDPGILPRATPDEAADIERQIDSSGSSSYRPPPRTKEVMINQQVVKLKYCFTCKMFRPPRTSHCSLCDNCVERFDHHCPWVGNCVGKRNYRFFYTFIVSLSFLTAFIFGCVATHLALRAQGGRGLMFALQESPASAVELVICFFSVWSILGLSGFHTYLVASNLTTNEDIKGSWSGKSGAEDTVNPYSYNTIITNCCSVLCGPMPPSLIDRRGFVPVEASSQTSATEMELPMLPVKKETNVCAQGTKDLLGSASRSPCPTTGKPQPVAAADPAVTFNPALISDPAAMPSLTCGGRHHSHTTSPPDEPRHHHHHHNRHHRTRSRRGRGSKRPALHISNPAYNASLSPPSSPGPRPSHTGARDPRRDSIVALH, via the exons ATGAACAATTGCGAATACCAGCAAATCGACCCGCAGGCACTTTCAACGCCCATACCAACCCCGACCCTACCGCAGCCAACCGTTGttgtggagaaggagaaaagggagaaggCACGGAAAAAATGGGAAGTTTTTCCGGGCAAGAATCGCTTCTACTGCGACGGACGGATCATCGTGGCTGGACAAAGTGGTGTCCTTCCACTCACCATCGGCCTCATTCTAGTAACCACAGGACTGTTCTTTGTTTTCGA CTGTCCCTTCCTGGTAAAGCACCTGACTGTGTTCATTCCTGCCATTGGAGGAGTGCTGTTTGTGTTCGTGgtcatctctctccttcagaCCAGCTTCACTGACCCTGGCATCTTGCCCCGGGCCACGCCGGACGAGGCCGCCGATATTGAACGGCAGATTG ATAGCTCTGGCTCTTCTTCCTACCGACCCCCTCCCCGCACCAAGGAGGTGATGATCAACCAGCAGGTAGTGAAGCTGAAGTACTGCTTCACCTGCAAGATGTTCCGACCGCCGCGCACCTCCCACTGCTCCCTCTGTGACAACTGTGTGG AGAGATTTGACCACCATTGTCCCTGGGTGGGGAACTGTGTCGGGAAGAGGAACTATCGTTTCTTCTACACCTTCATcgtctctctgtccttccttACAGCCTTCATTTTTGGCTGCGTGGCCACACATCTTGCACTGC GGGCTCAAGGAGGGAGAGGCCTGATGTTTGCTCTTCAAGAGAGTCCGGCAAG TGCTGTGGAGCTGGTGATTTGCTTCTTTTCAGTTTGGTCCATTTTGGGCCTCTCAGGCTTCCATACCTACCTGGTTGCTTCTAACCTGACCACAAATGAAGAT ATCAAAGGCTCCTGGTCGGGGAAGAGTGGGGCTGAGGACACGGTGAACCCATACAGCTACAACACCATCATTACCAACTGCTGTTCTGTACTCTGTGGGCCCATGCCTCCCAG TTTGATTGACAGGCGGGGCTTTGTGCCGGTGGAAGCGTCGTCCCAGACTTCGGCCACGGAGATGGAGCTGCCCATGCTGCCTGTTAAGAAGGAGACGAATGTG TGCGCACAGGGAACGAAAGACCTGTTGGGTTCAGCCTCTCGCTCTCCGTGCCCCACGACGGGGAAACCCCAGCCTGTTGCTGCCGCCGACCCCGCGGTGACCTTTAACCCCGCTCTGATCTCCGACCCCGCCGCCATGCCCTCCCTGACCTGCGGTGGGCGTCACCACAGCCACACCACCAGCCCTCCAGACGAACcccgccaccaccaccaccaccacaaccggCATCACAGGACCCGGTCGAGGCGGGGCCGCGGCAGCAAGCGGCCCGCTCTCCACATTTCTAACCCGGCTTACAATGCCAGCCTCAGCCCCCCCTCCTCTCCGGGCCCGAGGCCTAGTCACACGGGAGCGCGGGACCCTAGACGGGACAGCATTGTTGCGTTGCACTGA
- the LOC105012649 gene encoding fibrous sheath-interacting protein 2: MPIRGKIPAISGLCSVYHTTRLCERLVQPKSDFDLTDPNGYLLSSVYSSLHDPNLSNYLHRKDIHQRLLDLGFITKEQKIICSLKELNRYRDHLVEVELDWSRRFQTEQKELVRKFLNLKQQGQIPEHISLSDVTEWLLHRGRRLFSKRQQAIMTRSFPDNYTRLPKIAMRSNVVDLVCCPSSPCRSKRIWNAKGRALLHEVTKEVKREMRLEQHMLTNRQKKEKANQEKQQKRMCFKGCKKKRHSLTKTDPQDSPESMGNTFGSDPDNTQVDLVGCATTSISAHQPSSNPEQKCEGLSAVCQDMIESMNQKSPISYHNLCAKGPGLVDTISSSLIPRGILLGQGGYLQSITKQLSEIEQRLLEEHIKGTITAEELHGIMQSVVVSVVEEVNRILIPAIMAFEVERRTNSISTTNGTSSDVPTYSSLSYSDSYKTSSVSGSQKSSSPVIELSSEIPAPPTMLFKPTPCVIRQETFTVSVPEKDNREPNIETERGASCFMDLASSSSPSSSEKQSSPSKTSPSATSLESSGDILKSGTSIDAGRKEEKKLLVKAGAVIQEVIWRAAEAEGDKRDGGRLRNMSHAEKVETDSKTIEAVSRDIRGERRVEGVENNVDAITTIEVQKWENFADSVAKTVVLEVLAIADTTTKTDHSEVSKLEEKEMIADVTPKTESKELATAVVVTENVEAEKGDTRGGVKVKTDVKEGFEITKLDIQVAKAEASFDSKNKWTEMLDPKTEEADADINKPEQDKTVAQNNRKRYDFILLAGESKTEIREKHRNAKESLNNTQAEMSEHLYGSHELSQSISNDDDGALMFPMISMLKNAAISSDQVNEILDKVCYCTVPFYAKVVYSFDSVMYRSTSHQCLVLHVLSRQVY, encoded by the exons CCAGCCGAAGAGTGACTTCGACCTGACAGACCCTAATGGCTACCTGTTGAGTTCTGTGTACAGCAGCCTTCACGATCCCAACCTCAGTAACTACCTCCACCGCAAGGACATCCACCAACGCCTCCTTGATCTGGGCTTCATCACCAAGGAACAGAAA ATTATTTGTTCACTCAAGGAGTTGAACCGCTACAGAGATCACCTAGTGGAGGTGGAGTTGGACTGGAGTCGCAGATTCCAGACAGAACAG AAAGAGTTGGTGCGTAAGTTTCTGAACCTCAAACAGCAAGGTCAGATTCCAGAGCATATAAGCTTGTCTGATGTCACAGAATGGTTACTGCACAGAGGAAGGAGACTCTTCAGCAAGCGGCAGCAGGCCATCATGACCAG GAGCTTTCCTGATAACTATACCAGACTGCCCAAGATTGCAATGAGAAGCAACGTGGTGGATCTAGTCTGCTGCCCCAGCTCCCCCTGCAGGTCAAAAAGA ATATGGAATGCCAAGGGCCGTGCATTGCTACATGAGGTCACcaaggaggtgaagagagagatgcGGCTGGAGCAACACATGCTCACAAACCGACAGAAGAAGGAAAAAGCG AACCAAGAGAAACAACAGAAGAGAATGTGTTTCAAAGGCTGCAAAAAGAAGAGGCATTCCCTGACCAAGACAGATCCACAAGACAGCCCTGAGAGCATGGGAAATACTTTTGGATCAGATCCTGACAACACACAAG TTGATCTGGTTGGCTGTGCTACAACAAGTATCTCAGCTCATCAACCCTCATCAAACCCAGAGCAGAAGTGTGAG GGACTCTCTGCTGTGTGCCAAGACATGATTGAATCAATGAATCAGAAATCCCCCATCTCTTACCACAACCTCT GTGCTAAGGGACCAGGGCTTGTTGACACTATTTCCTCCTCCCTGATCCCCCGTGGCATTCTGCTTGGACAAGGTGGCTACCTTCAGTCTATAACCAAGCAACTGTCTGAAAT AGAACAGAGGCTACTAGAAGAGCATATAAAAGGAACA ATAACGGCTGAGGAACTACATGGCATCATGCAAAGTGTGGTGGTGAGTGTAGTGGAGGAAGTCAACAGGATCCTTATACCAGCCATCATGGCCTTTGAGGTTGAGCGCCGAACGAACTCCATCAGCACCACTAACGGAACCAGCAGTGATGTACCCACCTATAGCAGCCTCTCCTACTCTGACTCCTACAAAACATCTTCTGTCAGCGGCAGCCAAAAGTCCTCCTCCCCTGTGATAGAGCTGTCCAGCGAAATACCTGCACCTCCCACCATGCTGTTCAAACCTACTCCCTGTGTCATCAGGCAGGAGACATTTACTGTGAGCGTTCCTGAAAAGGACAATAGAGAGCCAAATATAGAAACTGAGCGAGGGGCTTCTTGCTTTATGGACTTGGCTTCCTCCAGTAGCCCAAGCTCCTCTGAGAAACAATCTTCTCCTTCAAAAACGAGTCCTTCAGCAACCAGTTTGGAATCTTCTggagacattttaaaaagtggAACTAGTATAGAtgcaggaaggaaggaagaaaaaaagctTTTGGTGAAGGCTGGAGCTGTTATTCAGGAGGTGATATGGCGAGCTGCGGAGGCAGAGGGGGACaaaagggatggagggaggctGAGAAACATGAGTCATGCGGAAAAGGTTGAGACGGACTCCAAGACCATTGAAGCTGTATCAAGAGATATAAGAGGTGAGAGGAGGGTTGAGGGAGTGGAAAACAATGTTGACGCAATCACCACTATTGAGGTTCAGAAGTGGGAGAATTTTGCAGATTCAGTGGCTAAGACGGTCGTTCTAGAGGTGTTAGCTATTGCGGACACAACAACCAAAACTGATCATTCAGAAGTATCGAAACTGGAGGAGAAGGAAATGATTGCTGATGTGACACCTAAAACTGAAAGCAAGGAGTTGGCCACTGCTGTGGTTGTGACTGAAAATGTAGAGGCTGAGAAAGGAGACACACGTGGAGGTGTGAAGGTCAAGACTGACGTCAAAGAAGGTTTTGAGATTACCAAGCTAGACATCCAAGTTGCAAAAGCAGAGGCTAGTTTTGATTCAAAGAATAAGTGGACTGAAATGTTGGACCCTAAAACGGAAGAAGCCGATGCTGATATCAACAAACCCGAACAAGACAAAACCGTAGCGCAGAATAACCGTAAGAGATATGATTTCATTCTTTTAGCTGGAGAGTCAAAGACAGAAATCAGGGAGAAGCATAGGAATGCAAAGGAATCCCTTAATAATACACAAGCTGAGATGAGTGAACACCTCTATGGAAGCCATGAGCTATCTCAGTCAATTTCGAACGATGATGATGGTGCTTTGATGTTCCCCATGATCAGCATGTTAAAGAATGCTGCCATTTCCTCTGACCAGGTCAATGAGATCCTAGACAAGGTATGCTATTGTACTGTCCCTTTTTATGCAAAGGTAGTTTATTCTTTTGATTCTGTCATGTATCGTTCCACCAGCCACCAATGCTTGGTTCTACATGTTTTATCTAGGCAGGTCTATTAA
- the zdhhc18b gene encoding palmitoyltransferase ZDHHC18b isoform X5, with protein sequence MNNCEYQQIDPQALSTPIPTPTLPQPTVVVEKEKREKARKKWEVFPGKNRFYCDGRIIVAGQSGVLPLTIGLILVTTGLFFVFDCPFLVKHLTVFIPAIGGVLFVFVVISLLQTSFTDPGILPRATPDEAADIERQIDSSGSSSYRPPPRTKEVMINQQVVKLKYCFTCKMFRPPRTSHCSLCDNCVERFDHHCPWVGNCVGKRNYRFFYTFIVSLSFLTAFIFGCVATHLALRAQGGRGLMFALQESPASAVELVICFFSVWSILGLSGFHTYLVASNLTTNEDIKGSWSGKSGAEDTVNPYSYNTIITNCCSVLCGPMPPSLIDRRGFVPVEASSQTSATEMELPMLPVKKETNVREIQISKRNDYGIYALGA encoded by the exons ATGAACAATTGCGAATACCAGCAAATCGACCCGCAGGCACTTTCAACGCCCATACCAACCCCGACCCTACCGCAGCCAACCGTTGttgtggagaaggagaaaagggagaaggCACGGAAAAAATGGGAAGTTTTTCCGGGCAAGAATCGCTTCTACTGCGACGGACGGATCATCGTGGCTGGACAAAGTGGTGTCCTTCCACTCACCATCGGCCTCATTCTAGTAACCACAGGACTGTTCTTTGTTTTCGA CTGTCCCTTCCTGGTAAAGCACCTGACTGTGTTCATTCCTGCCATTGGAGGAGTGCTGTTTGTGTTCGTGgtcatctctctccttcagaCCAGCTTCACTGACCCTGGCATCTTGCCCCGGGCCACGCCGGACGAGGCCGCCGATATTGAACGGCAGATTG ATAGCTCTGGCTCTTCTTCCTACCGACCCCCTCCCCGCACCAAGGAGGTGATGATCAACCAGCAGGTAGTGAAGCTGAAGTACTGCTTCACCTGCAAGATGTTCCGACCGCCGCGCACCTCCCACTGCTCCCTCTGTGACAACTGTGTGG AGAGATTTGACCACCATTGTCCCTGGGTGGGGAACTGTGTCGGGAAGAGGAACTATCGTTTCTTCTACACCTTCATcgtctctctgtccttccttACAGCCTTCATTTTTGGCTGCGTGGCCACACATCTTGCACTGC GGGCTCAAGGAGGGAGAGGCCTGATGTTTGCTCTTCAAGAGAGTCCGGCAAG TGCTGTGGAGCTGGTGATTTGCTTCTTTTCAGTTTGGTCCATTTTGGGCCTCTCAGGCTTCCATACCTACCTGGTTGCTTCTAACCTGACCACAAATGAAGAT ATCAAAGGCTCCTGGTCGGGGAAGAGTGGGGCTGAGGACACGGTGAACCCATACAGCTACAACACCATCATTACCAACTGCTGTTCTGTACTCTGTGGGCCCATGCCTCCCAG TTTGATTGACAGGCGGGGCTTTGTGCCGGTGGAAGCGTCGTCCCAGACTTCGGCCACGGAGATGGAGCTGCCCATGCTGCCTGTTAAGAAGGAGACGAATGTG
- the zdhhc18b gene encoding palmitoyltransferase ZDHHC18b isoform X1: MNNCEYQQIDPQALSTPIPTPTLPQPTVVVEKEKREKARKKWEVFPGKNRFYCDGRIIVAGQSGVLPLTIGLILVTTGLFFVFDCPFLVKHLTVFIPAIGGVLFVFVVISLLQTSFTDPGILPRATPDEAADIERQIDSSGSSSYRPPPRTKEVMINQQVVKLKYCFTCKMFRPPRTSHCSLCDNCVERFDHHCPWVGNCVGKRNYRFFYTFIVSLSFLTAFIFGCVATHLALRAQGGRGLMFALQESPASAVELVICFFSVWSILGLSGFHTYLVASNLTTNEDIKGSWSGKSGAEDTVNPYSYNTIITNCCSVLCGPMPPSLIDRRGFVPVEASSQTSATEMELPMLPVKKETNVVGGPALSQLPPHAFQCAQGTKDLLGSASRSPCPTTGKPQPVAAADPAVTFNPALISDPAAMPSLTCGGRHHSHTTSPPDEPRHHHHHHNRHHRTRSRRGRGSKRPALHISNPAYNASLSPPSSPGPRPSHTGARDPRRDSIVALH, from the exons ATGAACAATTGCGAATACCAGCAAATCGACCCGCAGGCACTTTCAACGCCCATACCAACCCCGACCCTACCGCAGCCAACCGTTGttgtggagaaggagaaaagggagaaggCACGGAAAAAATGGGAAGTTTTTCCGGGCAAGAATCGCTTCTACTGCGACGGACGGATCATCGTGGCTGGACAAAGTGGTGTCCTTCCACTCACCATCGGCCTCATTCTAGTAACCACAGGACTGTTCTTTGTTTTCGA CTGTCCCTTCCTGGTAAAGCACCTGACTGTGTTCATTCCTGCCATTGGAGGAGTGCTGTTTGTGTTCGTGgtcatctctctccttcagaCCAGCTTCACTGACCCTGGCATCTTGCCCCGGGCCACGCCGGACGAGGCCGCCGATATTGAACGGCAGATTG ATAGCTCTGGCTCTTCTTCCTACCGACCCCCTCCCCGCACCAAGGAGGTGATGATCAACCAGCAGGTAGTGAAGCTGAAGTACTGCTTCACCTGCAAGATGTTCCGACCGCCGCGCACCTCCCACTGCTCCCTCTGTGACAACTGTGTGG AGAGATTTGACCACCATTGTCCCTGGGTGGGGAACTGTGTCGGGAAGAGGAACTATCGTTTCTTCTACACCTTCATcgtctctctgtccttccttACAGCCTTCATTTTTGGCTGCGTGGCCACACATCTTGCACTGC GGGCTCAAGGAGGGAGAGGCCTGATGTTTGCTCTTCAAGAGAGTCCGGCAAG TGCTGTGGAGCTGGTGATTTGCTTCTTTTCAGTTTGGTCCATTTTGGGCCTCTCAGGCTTCCATACCTACCTGGTTGCTTCTAACCTGACCACAAATGAAGAT ATCAAAGGCTCCTGGTCGGGGAAGAGTGGGGCTGAGGACACGGTGAACCCATACAGCTACAACACCATCATTACCAACTGCTGTTCTGTACTCTGTGGGCCCATGCCTCCCAG TTTGATTGACAGGCGGGGCTTTGTGCCGGTGGAAGCGTCGTCCCAGACTTCGGCCACGGAGATGGAGCTGCCCATGCTGCCTGTTAAGAAGGAGACGAATGTGGTAGGAGGGCCTGCGCTGTCCCAGCTGCCCCCCCATGCTTTTCAG TGCGCACAGGGAACGAAAGACCTGTTGGGTTCAGCCTCTCGCTCTCCGTGCCCCACGACGGGGAAACCCCAGCCTGTTGCTGCCGCCGACCCCGCGGTGACCTTTAACCCCGCTCTGATCTCCGACCCCGCCGCCATGCCCTCCCTGACCTGCGGTGGGCGTCACCACAGCCACACCACCAGCCCTCCAGACGAACcccgccaccaccaccaccaccacaaccggCATCACAGGACCCGGTCGAGGCGGGGCCGCGGCAGCAAGCGGCCCGCTCTCCACATTTCTAACCCGGCTTACAATGCCAGCCTCAGCCCCCCCTCCTCTCCGGGCCCGAGGCCTAGTCACACGGGAGCGCGGGACCCTAGACGGGACAGCATTGTTGCGTTGCACTGA